The Candidatus Rubrimentiphilum sp. genome includes a window with the following:
- a CDS encoding DUF5916 domain-containing protein, producing the protein MMRHLMLAAVLAALTIGSARAIEPAPAADLLTVPTVTTAPAMDGTLSDPLWQKAATASLAYDVNFHQPAKQPVTAYILTDGSFLYVAFDVKTSAPISAQEHTNGVGMDVDDEVQVDLWPGGDQGFMYKFTSTPIGTHYQFSTENNSYEPNWISAGKMNAAGFTVTMKIPLAGMRGAGKVWLVQFIRLSPATREALVWRGTASDTNFNDVTFAGRLTGIPTVGSSRPKSRIALYGLGSLASRSIGGTTSRMGADLSIPLDSSTTFVATLHPDYSNVEKDQQSISPTAFRRFFSEVRPFFTQGANFYNPFSCTGCPGIQELYTPAIPTPRDGYAIEGKEGRFNFAGFDAVGVGRNDSAQSFYYKTPNRRVQIATQRVAVNMPGFRDITTTEGITYNNHSDLFAYYNYGEDQGTNVLDTNDNKRYDFGVGYEPPNLFLGFSIRKIGTYYNPFDGIVSHPGIAGYNVNFWHQWNYTGKAPLKWFQVYGSIDRYHGTNGALNQTDNNLGFDLLTKNYIELWANTGSSYLMLGNGVFAPITINSRGFGWRSTTAYPTFIEYDSGRFGPGRIISWGRSSVIRVGNRASITLQANDTQQHLDNGPTYTQWLERLSYSYQSGLNESFAVGVRRIIGFSPVLDAGQTPSFSSGWNLSFAYHKLLLHNEIYLVYGDASAFQTSPQLIFKMVHYFGADKGT; encoded by the coding sequence ATGATGAGACACCTCATGTTGGCGGCTGTCCTGGCCGCGTTAACGATCGGCTCGGCAAGAGCGATAGAGCCCGCCCCCGCGGCGGATCTGCTGACCGTGCCCACGGTCACGACCGCGCCCGCCATGGACGGAACGCTGAGCGACCCGTTGTGGCAGAAAGCGGCCACTGCCAGCCTCGCCTATGACGTGAACTTTCACCAGCCGGCGAAGCAGCCGGTGACGGCGTACATTTTGACGGACGGCAGCTTTCTCTACGTCGCGTTCGACGTGAAGACGTCGGCGCCGATCAGCGCGCAAGAACACACGAACGGCGTCGGCATGGACGTGGACGACGAAGTGCAAGTGGACTTGTGGCCGGGCGGCGACCAGGGCTTCATGTACAAGTTCACCTCGACCCCGATCGGCACGCATTATCAGTTTTCAACCGAAAACAACTCGTACGAACCCAATTGGATCTCCGCCGGTAAAATGAATGCGGCCGGGTTCACGGTTACGATGAAGATTCCGCTGGCCGGAATGCGCGGCGCCGGCAAAGTCTGGCTCGTGCAGTTCATCCGCCTGTCGCCGGCAACGCGTGAAGCTTTGGTGTGGCGCGGAACCGCCAGCGATACCAATTTCAACGACGTCACGTTCGCCGGCCGGTTGACTGGGATTCCGACAGTCGGAAGCTCGCGCCCCAAGAGTCGCATTGCACTGTACGGGTTGGGCTCATTGGCCTCGCGTTCGATCGGCGGCACCACGTCGCGCATGGGCGCGGACCTGTCGATTCCGCTCGACTCGAGCACGACGTTCGTGGCGACGCTGCATCCCGATTACTCGAACGTCGAGAAAGATCAACAGAGTATTTCGCCGACCGCGTTCAGGCGGTTCTTCAGCGAAGTCCGTCCTTTCTTTACGCAGGGAGCGAATTTCTACAACCCATTCTCTTGCACGGGATGCCCGGGAATCCAGGAACTCTATACGCCGGCCATTCCGACGCCGCGCGACGGGTACGCGATTGAAGGCAAAGAGGGACGGTTCAACTTTGCCGGTTTCGATGCGGTCGGCGTGGGCCGCAACGACAGCGCGCAGTCGTTCTATTACAAAACTCCCAACCGGCGCGTGCAGATCGCGACGCAGCGCGTGGCGGTGAACATGCCGGGTTTCCGGGACATCACCACGACCGAAGGGATAACCTACAATAATCACTCCGATCTCTTCGCCTATTACAACTACGGCGAAGACCAGGGCACGAACGTTCTGGATACCAATGACAACAAGCGCTACGATTTCGGCGTCGGTTACGAGCCCCCGAACTTGTTCCTGGGATTCAGCATCCGGAAAATCGGCACGTACTACAATCCGTTTGACGGAATAGTCTCGCACCCCGGAATCGCCGGCTATAACGTCAACTTTTGGCATCAATGGAACTACACCGGCAAGGCGCCGCTCAAGTGGTTTCAAGTCTATGGCTCGATCGATCGGTATCATGGAACCAATGGCGCGCTCAATCAGACCGACAACAATCTCGGCTTCGACTTGCTGACAAAAAACTATATCGAACTCTGGGCGAATACGGGCTCGTCCTACCTGATGCTCGGTAACGGCGTCTTTGCGCCGATTACCATCAATTCGCGCGGCTTCGGCTGGCGCAGCACGACGGCATATCCGACCTTCATCGAATACGATTCCGGCAGATTCGGACCGGGACGGATCATCTCGTGGGGACGCAGCAGCGTCATCCGTGTGGGAAATCGCGCCTCGATCACGCTGCAGGCCAACGACACGCAGCAGCACCTCGATAACGGGCCGACGTACACGCAGTGGCTGGAACGCTTGAGCTACTCGTACCAAAGCGGTTTGAACGAGTCGTTTGCGGTCGGCGTCCGCCGGATCATCGGGTTCTCGCCGGTGCTCGACGCCGGACAAACGCCATCGTTTTCAAGCGGATGGAATTTGTCGTTCGCCTATCACAAACTCTTACTGCACAACGAGATCTACTTGGTGTACGGAGACGCGAGCGCATTCCAGACGTCGCCGCAACTCATCTTCAAGATGGTGCATTACTTCGGCGCGGATAAGGGGACGTAA
- a CDS encoding pentapeptide repeat-containing protein has protein sequence MTTRLSQVLLAAAIMAAASVFAPGAASAQLGIPRSCVGCDLRNADLHGRDLRNVAWVGVDLAGANLRNANFSGAKLAGVSFRGADLRGADLRDAKIAGCDLRDAQLDGAKLDGVKLAGVNLSGSFLNGLADTQVRALLSTCAGCNVSNVDLHGKNLDNINTAGSNFSGSNLSGASLRGASLMADNFSDANLSNTDFSGAKLCGHETNWDDGTVTILDKLFCTNFRGADLRGADLRGAQLCDPSDRSGVREICKPLDAATLRDIGHANLGGAKGP, from the coding sequence ATGACCACACGATTGTCACAAGTGTTGCTCGCGGCGGCGATTATGGCTGCAGCTAGCGTATTCGCGCCGGGCGCTGCAAGCGCACAGCTCGGAATACCACGTTCGTGCGTCGGTTGCGACCTTCGCAACGCCGACTTGCACGGCCGCGACCTGCGGAACGTCGCCTGGGTTGGCGTAGACTTGGCGGGCGCAAACCTGCGAAATGCCAATTTCTCAGGCGCAAAGCTGGCCGGTGTGAGCTTCCGGGGCGCGGACTTGCGCGGCGCCGATCTGCGCGATGCAAAAATAGCGGGCTGCGACCTGCGCGACGCGCAGCTCGACGGCGCCAAGCTGGACGGCGTGAAACTGGCGGGTGTCAACCTGTCGGGTTCATTCTTGAACGGCTTGGCCGATACGCAGGTGCGCGCGCTGCTTTCAACGTGCGCGGGCTGCAACGTCAGCAACGTGGATCTGCATGGCAAGAACTTGGACAACATCAACACCGCCGGCAGCAACTTCTCCGGTTCCAATCTGAGCGGTGCGAGTCTTCGGGGCGCATCGCTTATGGCCGACAATTTCAGCGATGCGAACCTGAGCAACACCGATTTTAGCGGCGCAAAGCTCTGCGGGCACGAGACCAACTGGGACGACGGAACCGTAACGATTCTAGACAAGCTGTTCTGCACGAACTTTCGCGGCGCCGACTTGCGCGGCGCCGACCTTCGCGGCGCTCAGCTGTGCGATCCGAGCGATCGTTCGGGCGTTCGAGAGATCTGCAAACCACTGGACGCCGCCACCCTACGTGACATCGGCCATGCGAACTTGGGCGGAGCGAAAGGACCGTAA
- a CDS encoding pentapeptide repeat-containing protein yields the protein MQALMVVVATLFNSLWVGALLALATWALLNYLPNINATTRYAAWCIALAASLLVPLATAFPQISLQRAPAQQQSASSAVTAPHLQKTPAHKVTALAQKSNGVVAQPAAPPALRLPSRAHFALPAPVAVTIFSAWVAIALFLLIRLAVSLYRLEALKRDALPLSLDYREHLARWTRAEKGGRDVRLCVSGHIEVPVAVGLFDSMVLIPKHLLDRLSEKEIDQITLHELAHLRRADDWTNGFQRVIQAIFFFNPAILFMAQQLDLEREVACDDWVLHETGDVRPYATCLTRMAEVTAWPHRALAAPGVFVTRRGLSIRVERLLRAGRNVRTSVSFGPAGAVAAALIVLFFIAQNVAPSFAFTLPSTTAPSPATRVTHGTAAAAQAKLQPATKEKVVYLPGKDTVRTIVAEAPTPVPKQKTTPGTKTTTTTSVKTRTVRRRVWVDNSFKDIDVNVPDVHVNVPAVHVNVPAVDVNVPATTVRVPAVHVQVPAVNVNVPGYSYKYKVPVGYVNRLKRLDGLNNNGSCTGCDFSSVKWAGRNLSHVALVGSDFSNADLHGANFSYANLTGVDFKNANLRDVNFSNANLQGCDMRSADLTGAIFTGAHINGCDISVANLAPAQARAILTGCEGCDFKNANLRGQDLRGIAVTGDDFAYADLRGADMRNSSFNGVDFRHARFDGARLDGASFNGCDFSGVDLRNVDLSHTQIVGSKIDIMR from the coding sequence ATGCAAGCGTTAATGGTTGTCGTCGCCACGCTGTTCAACAGCCTGTGGGTGGGTGCGCTGCTGGCGCTGGCAACGTGGGCGCTCTTGAATTACCTCCCCAACATCAATGCCACCACCCGGTATGCGGCGTGGTGCATCGCGCTGGCCGCCTCGCTGCTCGTGCCCTTGGCGACCGCGTTTCCGCAGATAAGCCTTCAAAGGGCGCCGGCGCAACAGCAGTCCGCAAGCTCGGCCGTCACTGCGCCGCATCTGCAAAAGACGCCGGCGCATAAGGTTACCGCCCTCGCACAAAAATCCAACGGTGTCGTTGCGCAACCGGCCGCGCCGCCGGCGCTGCGCTTGCCCTCGCGCGCGCATTTCGCGCTGCCGGCTCCGGTGGCCGTCACGATCTTCTCGGCCTGGGTAGCCATCGCGCTCTTCCTTTTAATACGGTTGGCGGTCAGTCTGTACCGGCTCGAGGCGCTCAAGCGCGACGCGTTGCCGCTCTCCCTCGACTACCGCGAGCACCTCGCGCGTTGGACGCGGGCTGAAAAAGGCGGCCGCGACGTGCGTCTCTGTGTCTCCGGACACATCGAGGTGCCGGTGGCGGTTGGACTCTTCGATTCGATGGTCCTGATTCCAAAGCACCTGTTGGACCGGCTCTCCGAAAAAGAGATCGATCAGATCACGCTGCACGAGCTCGCGCACTTGCGCCGGGCCGACGACTGGACGAACGGTTTCCAGCGCGTCATCCAAGCGATCTTTTTCTTCAACCCGGCGATTCTCTTCATGGCGCAGCAGCTCGATCTCGAACGCGAAGTGGCGTGCGACGATTGGGTGCTGCATGAAACCGGCGACGTCCGCCCGTATGCAACGTGTTTGACGCGCATGGCCGAAGTGACGGCCTGGCCGCATCGTGCGCTGGCAGCGCCGGGCGTCTTTGTAACGCGCCGCGGACTTTCAATCCGCGTGGAGCGTTTGCTGCGCGCGGGACGCAACGTCCGGACAAGCGTTTCCTTCGGACCGGCCGGCGCGGTGGCCGCGGCACTCATCGTATTGTTCTTCATCGCTCAAAACGTGGCGCCGTCGTTCGCCTTCACGCTGCCTTCAACTACCGCGCCGTCGCCCGCAACGCGCGTGACGCACGGGACGGCCGCTGCCGCCCAAGCGAAGCTGCAACCCGCGACCAAGGAGAAGGTCGTCTATCTTCCCGGCAAGGACACGGTTCGCACGATCGTGGCCGAAGCGCCCACGCCCGTTCCAAAGCAGAAGACGACGCCGGGTACCAAAACAACGACAACGACGAGCGTCAAGACGAGAACCGTGCGCCGGCGCGTGTGGGTGGACAACTCATTCAAGGACATCGACGTGAATGTGCCTGACGTGCATGTGAACGTGCCTGCAGTGCATGTGAACGTGCCGGCAGTGGACGTCAACGTTCCGGCAACAACGGTGCGCGTTCCCGCCGTCCACGTCCAGGTGCCGGCGGTGAACGTCAACGTTCCCGGTTACTCGTACAAATACAAAGTTCCGGTAGGGTACGTGAACCGCTTGAAGCGGCTTGACGGCCTCAATAACAACGGGAGTTGCACCGGCTGCGATTTCAGCAGCGTGAAGTGGGCCGGGCGCAATCTCTCGCACGTCGCGCTCGTCGGCTCCGACTTTTCGAATGCGGATCTGCACGGCGCCAACTTCTCGTACGCAAACCTGACCGGCGTAGACTTCAAAAACGCGAATTTGCGCGACGTGAACTTCTCGAATGCAAACCTGCAAGGCTGCGACATGCGATCGGCCGACTTGACGGGGGCGATTTTCACCGGTGCGCATATCAATGGCTGCGACATTAGCGTTGCGAACTTGGCTCCGGCACAAGCTCGCGCGATTCTGACGGGCTGCGAAGGCTGCGATTTCAAGAACGCCAACCTGCGCGGTCAAGACTTGCGGGGCATAGCCGTGACGGGAGACGATTTTGCATACGCCGACTTGCGGGGCGCCGACATGCGGAATTCGTCCTTTAACGGCGTGGACTTCAGACATGCACGATTCGATGGCGCCCGTCTCGACGGGGCATCGTTCAACGGTTGCGATTTTAGCGGAGTCGATCTGCGCAACGTGGACTTGAGCCACACGCAGATCGTCGGAAGCAAAATCGACATCATGCGGTAG
- a CDS encoding BlaI/MecI/CopY family transcriptional regulator yields the protein MARKKSPTLTEAELRLMEVLWDKRHATVAEVTEALPPPPIAYNTVLTTMRILEQKGYVSHKEEGRAYLYTPLVDREEAAQSAVGLLLNRFFGNKSAELALRLIESERPTEVELQRLKSLIEQYEDRG from the coding sequence GTGGCTCGCAAGAAATCCCCCACTCTCACAGAGGCCGAACTTCGCTTAATGGAGGTTCTGTGGGACAAGCGCCACGCGACGGTCGCCGAAGTCACCGAGGCGCTCCCTCCGCCGCCAATTGCGTACAATACTGTTCTCACGACCATGCGTATCCTGGAACAAAAAGGCTATGTCAGCCATAAAGAAGAGGGGCGGGCGTACCTGTATACGCCGCTCGTCGACCGCGAAGAAGCCGCGCAGTCTGCCGTGGGCTTGCTGCTCAACCGCTTCTTTGGAAATAAGTCGGCGGAACTGGCGCTGCGGCTGATCGAAAGCGAGCGTCCGACCGAGGTGGAATTGCAGCGGCTCAAGTCACTCATCGAACAGTACGAGGATCGCGGGTAA
- a CDS encoding flagellar biosynthetic protein FliO: MGFILHYVLALAAVALMLVGLQASARAYVRRRSRGSVANRIVTIIESTPLTQQAALHVIHVEARRFLIGVSPNGVVLLAVLREPED; encoded by the coding sequence ATGGGATTCATCCTGCACTACGTTCTTGCGCTGGCGGCGGTGGCGCTGATGCTCGTAGGATTGCAGGCGAGTGCGCGCGCCTACGTTCGACGGCGCTCACGCGGTAGTGTCGCGAACCGGATCGTCACCATCATCGAATCGACGCCGCTCACGCAGCAAGCCGCGCTTCACGTCATTCACGTCGAAGCGCGCCGCTTTTTGATCGGAGTCTCTCCGAACGGCGTAGTGCTGTTGGCGGTTTTGCGGGAGCCTGAAGACTAG
- the aroF gene encoding 3-deoxy-7-phosphoheptulonate synthase, with product MYKLAKKEGAGATVVRVGAASFGDGGFTMIAGPCAIESRAQIELTAKFVTAHGAAMVRGGAYKPRTSPYAFQGLGEEGVKLISAACQLAGVPAVVEALAEAQLLVLEWYVDMIQIGARNMQNFTLLQAAARTGKPILLKRAPFATLDEVLYAAEYILLEGNPNVVLCERGVRGFDPQTRNLFDLGGALRLKELTHLPVIADPSHATGRVSLIEPLVLAAAAAGLDGAIVEVHPEPPTALSDAEQALDFETFARLMRNLQAMRGNLVAKPRLAACK from the coding sequence GTGTACAAACTAGCGAAAAAAGAGGGAGCGGGCGCGACGGTCGTCCGAGTCGGCGCCGCCAGTTTCGGCGACGGCGGCTTCACGATGATCGCGGGACCATGCGCCATCGAGAGCCGCGCGCAGATCGAACTGACGGCAAAATTCGTCACCGCTCACGGCGCGGCCATGGTTCGCGGCGGGGCCTATAAGCCGCGCACGTCGCCGTACGCGTTTCAGGGTCTGGGCGAAGAAGGCGTAAAGCTCATCTCCGCTGCGTGCCAGCTGGCCGGCGTGCCGGCCGTGGTGGAAGCGCTCGCGGAAGCGCAACTGCTGGTGCTGGAGTGGTACGTAGACATGATTCAGATCGGCGCGCGGAACATGCAGAACTTTACGCTGCTGCAAGCCGCGGCGCGCACCGGCAAACCGATTCTGCTCAAACGCGCGCCTTTCGCGACCCTCGATGAAGTGCTTTATGCCGCTGAGTACATCTTGCTCGAGGGTAATCCGAACGTCGTCCTCTGCGAACGCGGCGTGCGCGGCTTCGATCCGCAGACGCGCAATCTCTTCGATCTGGGCGGCGCGCTGCGCTTGAAAGAACTCACGCACCTGCCGGTGATCGCCGATCCGAGCCACGCGACGGGGCGCGTCAGCCTCATCGAGCCGCTCGTTTTGGCCGCGGCTGCCGCCGGGCTCGACGGCGCGATCGTCGAGGTGCATCCCGAACCGCCGACGGCGCTGTCGGATGCCGAACAGGCGCTTGATTTTGAAACGTTCGCGCGACTTATGCGCAATCTGCAGGCGATGCGCGGGAACCTCGTGGCGAAACCGCGGCTCGCGGCCTGCAAGTGA
- a CDS encoding methyltransferase domain-containing protein, giving the protein MAGAYVHGYEPGENLRLQDQAATLVELLHADTFYPEGSSVLEAGCGVGAQTIPLAKHSPKALITSIDLSQTSIAEAKEAVAAAGVGNVTFRQADILDLPFSAESFDHVFVCFVLEHLAKPAEALRGLKRVLKPGGTITAIEGDHGSAYFHPDSEYARDAIRCLVELQSRAGGNALIGRALYPLLTEASFDDVRVSPRMVYVDGSKPGLIEGFTRKTMIAGARQSALRAGLITEADFDRGIAHLNRTAEADGAFCYTFFKGTARKLTAAV; this is encoded by the coding sequence GTGGCCGGCGCCTACGTCCACGGCTACGAGCCGGGAGAAAACCTCCGGCTGCAAGATCAAGCCGCAACGCTCGTCGAGCTGCTGCACGCGGATACGTTTTATCCGGAAGGAAGCAGCGTCTTGGAAGCCGGCTGCGGCGTCGGCGCACAAACGATTCCGCTGGCAAAGCATAGTCCGAAGGCGTTGATAACCTCCATTGACTTGTCGCAAACATCGATCGCGGAAGCGAAGGAGGCCGTTGCGGCGGCGGGCGTCGGGAACGTAACCTTTCGGCAGGCGGATATTCTTGATTTGCCGTTTTCTGCCGAGTCGTTCGATCACGTCTTCGTTTGCTTCGTTCTCGAACACTTGGCGAAGCCGGCGGAGGCGCTGAGGGGGCTGAAACGCGTCTTGAAGCCCGGAGGAACGATCACCGCGATCGAAGGCGATCATGGTTCCGCATACTTTCATCCGGATAGCGAGTACGCGCGCGACGCAATCCGGTGCCTTGTCGAGCTGCAATCCCGTGCGGGCGGAAATGCGCTGATCGGCAGGGCGCTCTATCCTCTGTTGACGGAAGCCAGCTTTGACGACGTGCGCGTTTCTCCGCGGATGGTCTACGTTGACGGCAGCAAACCCGGCCTGATCGAAGGGTTCACGAGAAAGACGATGATCGCGGGCGCCCGGCAATCCGCGCTGCGAGCGGGGCTTATCACCGAGGCCGATTTCGACCGGGGCATAGCCCATCTGAACCGGACTGCCGAAGCCGATGGTGCCTTCTGCTACACGTTCTTTAAGGGGACTGCTCGAAAATTGACAGCGGCGGTCTAG
- a CDS encoding aminodeoxychorismate/anthranilate synthase component II, which produces MKILFIDNFDSFTYNVVHLLAEQGAMPEVVHNDDPRLNAKLLEGYDALVIGPGPGNPSQTPQIVQLVRDAAKRKMPVFGVCLGLQAIGEAFGAKVTHAPEPMHGKVSAITHRGGTLFEGLASPLHATRYHSLCLDPGSLPDELEVCARSSDGVVQAIAHRTLPITAVQFHPESVLSENGARIVRNALGL; this is translated from the coding sequence ATGAAAATACTGTTCATCGATAACTTCGATTCGTTCACGTACAACGTCGTGCACCTGTTGGCCGAGCAAGGCGCGATGCCCGAGGTCGTGCACAACGACGATCCGCGCTTGAACGCCAAACTGCTGGAGGGTTACGACGCGCTGGTCATCGGGCCGGGACCTGGAAATCCCAGCCAAACGCCGCAGATCGTGCAGCTCGTGCGCGATGCGGCGAAACGGAAGATGCCGGTGTTCGGCGTGTGTCTCGGCCTGCAAGCCATCGGCGAAGCTTTTGGCGCGAAGGTTACCCACGCACCCGAACCGATGCACGGCAAAGTCTCGGCTATTACGCATCGCGGCGGCACGCTTTTCGAGGGTCTCGCCTCACCGCTGCACGCCACGCGTTATCACTCGCTCTGCCTCGATCCGGGTTCGCTGCCGGACGAGCTGGAGGTCTGCGCCCGCAGCTCCGACGGCGTCGTCCAAGCGATCGCGCACCGGACGCTTCCCATCACGGCCGTGCAATTCCATCCCGAATCCGTGCTCAGCGAGAACGGCGCCCGCATCGTTCGCAACGCCCTGGGACTGTAA
- a CDS encoding anthranilate synthase component I family protein, translated as MPTLASRSRTIAADTLTPIGALAALAAPGAACLLESVESGGRISRYSFLGVDYLDARSFVDDGNMLANIRSFVNEHRKNIDDPDGRGGALVAFSYDAARSFARLPARGDADPPMPAAYVALPATWLIFDHFSDELTIWTCGSDASELDAKIDSYIERLLTARPALPAGVRGSEPVRCSMDRSQFLDRAREVKENITDGEVYQLQLGIRFTAPLQGSAFDLYRAIRSRNPSPYMFYVDAPFGQLLGASPEFLVRLEGRKARIRPLAGTRPRGVDESADLAIAAELLSNEKERAEHVMLVDLGRNDLGAVCEFGSVKVVELLQLERYSHVMHIVSDVTGTLRPECDALDLFAAGFPAGTVTGTPKIRAMQLIDQLEPVARGFYAGSVGRWAHGGDFDSCITLRSMHVQGGNAHWQASAGIVADSDPEAEYDEIMSKTEIARVILSVSKRDAEVANVSS; from the coding sequence ATGCCCACCCTCGCCTCGCGCAGCCGTACGATCGCGGCCGACACCCTGACGCCGATCGGCGCGCTCGCAGCTTTGGCCGCGCCCGGGGCGGCGTGCCTCTTAGAGAGCGTTGAAAGCGGCGGACGAATCTCGCGTTATTCGTTCTTGGGCGTGGATTATCTCGACGCGCGCAGCTTTGTGGACGACGGCAACATGCTCGCGAACATCCGGTCGTTCGTAAACGAGCATCGCAAGAATATCGACGATCCCGACGGCCGCGGCGGCGCACTGGTGGCATTTTCCTACGACGCGGCGCGTTCGTTCGCGCGTCTGCCGGCGAGGGGCGACGCCGATCCGCCCATGCCCGCGGCATACGTTGCGCTGCCGGCGACGTGGCTTATCTTCGATCACTTCAGCGACGAACTGACGATCTGGACGTGCGGATCCGACGCGAGCGAACTGGACGCGAAGATCGACTCTTACATCGAACGGCTCTTAACCGCGCGTCCCGCTCTGCCGGCCGGCGTGCGCGGATCCGAACCGGTACGCTGCTCGATGGATCGTTCGCAGTTCCTCGATCGCGCCCGTGAAGTCAAAGAAAATATCACGGACGGCGAGGTCTATCAACTGCAGCTCGGGATCCGGTTTACGGCGCCGCTGCAGGGTTCGGCATTCGATCTCTATCGCGCGATCCGGTCGCGCAACCCGTCGCCGTACATGTTTTACGTGGATGCTCCGTTCGGTCAACTGCTCGGAGCCTCGCCGGAATTTCTCGTGCGCCTCGAGGGACGCAAAGCGCGCATCCGGCCGCTGGCGGGCACGCGGCCCCGCGGCGTGGACGAGTCCGCGGATCTTGCGATCGCCGCCGAATTGCTTTCAAATGAAAAGGAGCGGGCGGAGCACGTGATGCTCGTCGATTTGGGACGGAACGATCTGGGCGCGGTCTGCGAGTTCGGATCGGTCAAAGTCGTCGAACTGCTGCAGCTGGAGCGTTACAGCCACGTGATGCACATCGTATCGGACGTCACGGGCACCTTGCGCCCGGAGTGCGACGCGCTCGATCTCTTCGCCGCGGGCTTTCCCGCCGGCACCGTCACCGGAACGCCGAAGATCCGCGCGATGCAGCTGATCGACCAGCTCGAACCGGTCGCGCGCGGCTTTTATGCCGGCAGCGTGGGCCGCTGGGCGCACGGCGGCGACTTTGATTCGTGTATTACGCTGCGCAGCATGCACGTGCAGGGCGGAAACGCGCACTGGCAGGCCTCTGCCGGCATCGTTGCCGACAGCGATCCCGAAGCCGAATACGACGAGATCATGAGCAAAACGGAGATCGCACGCGTCATATTGAGCGTGTCAAAGCGCGACGCGGAGGTCGCCAATGTGTCATCCTGA
- a CDS encoding flagellar FliJ family protein: MSFTFPLEALLAQRRAVENAKRQILARAQGRLDEIQVRLNRLESDFSARVNAWDPDSAATIAELERSIAELRAVARRYSDEADAARAALLPAMRDRKALELLKKRRLAEFAARQARKEERELDEANQA, translated from the coding sequence TTGAGCTTTACGTTTCCGCTGGAAGCGTTGCTCGCACAGCGGCGCGCCGTCGAGAACGCAAAGCGGCAGATCCTCGCACGAGCGCAGGGGCGCCTGGATGAAATTCAAGTCCGGCTCAACCGGCTCGAATCAGATTTTTCCGCGCGCGTGAACGCCTGGGATCCGGATAGTGCCGCGACCATCGCCGAGCTTGAAAGAAGCATCGCCGAACTTCGAGCCGTCGCGCGGCGATATTCCGATGAAGCAGATGCGGCGAGAGCCGCGCTTCTGCCCGCCATGCGCGATCGCAAGGCGCTTGAGCTGCTGAAGAAGCGGCGCCTCGCCGAATTTGCCGCCCGCCAGGCCCGCAAGGAAGAACGCGAACTCGACGAAGCCAATCAAGCCTGA